The genomic segment ATTGGACAGCGAGTGCGTCCGGAGCACCTCCCCCTCCTCGTGAAGTTGCGGCCATGTCGGCCTGCCACCTTGCGTGTCGAGTCTGTTGGAAATCGGGATAGCGGTTGTATAGATGGAGGGTTGGCCCTTGCATCGAGACGCTTGGCGGAATCTCATTCCCTTCCCCGGATTGGTTTCTCATGGCTTCATCCTGGCCGACCCCTGTCAGAGTTGCCTCAAGGGCACCAATACTACCCCACGGAAGATCTTGGGCCATCGACTAAGTGACTAGTGCGCGCTCTCTTCCCACTCAGCCTCTATTGCGACGTTCAACCGAGTGGGAGTATCCATGTCTGCAGAGATGACCCAACAAGTCGAAAATTGCACCACTGCAGGTAGAAACACGGCTTGTGGCTGCTGGGGTTTCGATCTGAGGTGGGCAAATTTCCCAGGCGAGGTGAGAGAATACAATAAGGATGACTGAAGGCCTCTGCTCTTCGATCATAGAAGGAGACttgtttcttcttcttggttCTTCACAACTCAACTCAAATTACGCCACTTACGCAAATCATCTGGAGGTCCGTTAAACATGGCGGCGAACGTCCTGGTTAGGAACCTCAATGCGATACAAGAGACTCAACAACAGGCCTCCGTCAGCACCGTCGACCATGCCCTCGATGGCCAATCCCGATTTGGAGAGATAGTGGCTATTCTGGCTGTTGGATCCGTTCTGTCGACTGCGGCGGTCAGTCTCCGGGTTTACACCAGGGTTAGGATGCTGCGAACTTTTGGGCTGGACGACTCGGTGATGGTGGTTGCCCAGGTGAGCAATAACAACATCTTCCTGATGCTAAGACTTGCTGGCTCATATCATTACTTTCTCAGATGTTCCTTATCGGATCAGCTGTTGCCATTGGGCTTGGTAAGTCCATCTGATACCTCACAATCTAGAGTCTCTTACTAACGACAATGAAGAAAGCAAATGGGGTCTTGGCTTTCATTCATGGGTTCCTCCACCCGAGGACTACGTCCCATACATGAAGGTAAATCCTATCGCGATCAACTCACCCCCGAGTCTATACTCACAACAACATCAGTCCTTCTACACCTCGATCATCGTGTACAACATCGCGACCTGCCTCGTCAAGATCTCCATCCTATTGCAATACCGCCGCATCTTCGCCATCGACATTATGCAGAAGTTGACGTTGTGGGGTCTTGCCTTTATGATCTCGTGGACTGCCATGCTCTCCTTCCTTCAACCAATGATGTGTCTTCCCGTAGCCGCTTTCTGGGATCCGACCATCGAAGGCCGCTGCATAGACTTCCTTGCCATCTGGTACACCATGGCCGGAGTCAACCTCGTAGCCGACTTTGCCATTTTCAGCATGCCGATTCCGGTCATCAACTCACTGCAACTTCCTCGCAAGCAGAAGCGAATGTTGCTCGTTGTCTTCTGTCTCGGATTCTTGTAAGTCTTCATCCATACTCCCCTGATATTTATTGTTCTAAGTCGTCTTTCAACAGCACATGCATCATCTCTGCACTCAGAATCCGAACCCTCCGCGTTGCTGCAGATACAAAAGACCCGTACTGGGATAATGTGGACGCCGCCACATGGTCCTTCCTCGAGGTCGCCATCGGCATCCTGGCGGCATGTCTTCCTACCCTTCGACCGATATTCGTTACTCTGCTGCCACGCCTCTTTAACGCGTCTTCACTGCAGTTCAGGAGTAGTGGCAGGCCATCGAAATACGGTAATCCGTATGCTCAACCAAGCGAAGGAAACAACAGGGCCAGTTTTATGCACGGGCTGGGATTCCACCGCCCTATGAGCAGCACAGAGGGGTTGAATCGCCAAGACGGAGTTGAAATGTCCGGTCAAGAGAGCGAGACGTCGGCTGAGTACACCGTCAGCGTTAGCACAGGAGCACCCGAAAGCCTCGACAAAATGTCTCGGGTGAAGAGCAAGAGAGACAGTGTGATGGATGGCCAGCATATCAGGGGGCATATTCGGACTACGACTGTGGTGACTCAGGAGGTCACGTTCGAGAAGCCCTCTAGTTCCAAGTCTAACCCAGACCAGGATTAAGAGGATGAGTTATTTCTTTTGTTCAGGTTTGTCTTAGTTGTATTGATGTGAGGATATGTTTCCTTTCCTTGTGTCTTATTTTGGTTCATGTTATACCCCACTTTTACCTCTACTTATTGTCATTCGCTTCTTTCGTTAGTTAGAGGTCTTATCCAGATATTTACCTCCTGCGCGGGTTCAAGCGTAGTTTTACAAATCTAATTCTGTTTGTCTACTTAAGATGGTCCCGAAATCTCCAACGCATGGTACTGCTGAACCTAGTCGGAGTATTCTTCCAGCACACTTCGTGGCTCTACATACTTCCCTAGCGGCTTGTAGTCAATGTCGTACCCAAACGCCTTCGGTCCACCAATCTCTAGACCAGCTTGAGTCTCAGTCCATCGTGGCGAGCAAGTAATACCAATCACGGTGACTCTGTACCCGTACTTGAACTCAGGCACTCCGAGAGCCCGGCCCGACTCGTTGTCCAAGATTGAGATCAGATCCGGCACAGCAGCCACTATGCTAGTCTTGCCGCCCTCATCAGTATGCTCGGCCAGGATGTTCTCGTTCTTAAAAGGGATCTTCATCGTGCCCCCTTGTGCGACGGCAGCAACCCTCTCCTTGTTGTTCGCAGCTTCGTCTTCATCGCCGCTTTCAAAGGCGGCGATATGCACCTCACCATAAGAATGGCCCTTGAAAAGCCGCCTCTCAACCTTCATAATCTTGCCCCTAAACAAGACCTTGGCAGCCTCAAGACCACCGGCTTCTTTGATGATGGACTCGGCGACCGTGCTCATGGTGTTGGTTGCTTGGCAGAGAGCAATGCAGCGCCCAATACGCCATGCAAGAGATACAGTATTCAGAACGCCAAATTTCTTGACCTTATCGGTGGTAGTAGGCTTGGCTGCCATGCCTACACGAGAACCCATCTCAGAGCAGGAGGCGCGTAGAGCGCGGTCGACGATTTCGTCGTTGGGCGCTCTGGTCATGACGATGGTCTTGCCGTCTCCGGAGTCGATGGCACACGGCACCAGCTCCAAAGGGGCATGTACGGCCAATGTCGTTTGCCAGTACGTTGGGTACGCTCTACCCATCCAGTCGCCATCAATGATAGGACTGTCGTAGAACCGGGATGAGCCAACGAGGAAAGGTTCGAGACCGTTGGCACCACCAATCTCGAGACCCATCACGGCATCGAACTTGTCATGGCGAAGGTACTCCATCAAGCCCTTGAATGCGTCTACCGTCTCGATGGACTGCAGTCGTTCAATGGAGACAGCGGGTGAACCCATGTGGCCTGGTCGAAGTTAGTCAATCACTAAGACGCCATGCGTTAACGAGATCAGTCTACTTACCACCCCAGTAGATGACATCTGAATCCTTCAGTGAGGAGGGCTCAATGACACGCATCTTGTGTCCGGCTCTGAGCATATTCCGAAGCTGGATCTTCGACGCGGCCGGGCTTCCACCACCTGCACATCCCAGCACGTAACAGCCATCGGCAAGATACTCCAAGTCAGTTTCAGTGATATGCCATTCCGAAACACCGCTCGCATTCCGAGTAACGGTCGGCTTGTACTTGGCTGGGTTagtcttttcttcttccacGGTTGCCCGCGTCAAGTCTTTAGTCGCTTCAACCTGCTCCTCGCCGTCCTCTTCCTCTGAGTCCTCGAGAACCTCTTCCAACTTGGCATGGGGGTCAATGTCACCAACTGCTTTGACAAGTGTTCGGATCTGGTTGGCGACGTATTGCAGTGGCATCGTCTCGATTTCGGCAATCTTGATGCTTTCCGGGATCGCACCAGCAGCAATAGCGCGCTCGACGGCCATCTTCTTGGCGTTCTCGATGGCTTGCCCTTCTGTCTGGTGAGTTGTACCTTGCACGATATCAACAGCGCCGCATACACGTGCGATGGCTGCTCCGACAGCGTTGGCGACATCGTGGAACGGCGGTCGGACGAGCTTGGAGGCACCTTTCAGGCTTTCCGGTGACAAAATGGCGCCTCCACCGACGAGGAGGACCGGGACAGGGTCGGGTGAAGTTTTGATAACATCAACGGCACCCTCCAGCAGTGCCTTGATGCGGAGGATTGCCTCTTCTACAAAAGCAGAGTCTAGGCTGTTGGCGTGCTTAGTTGTGCCCACGAATGCTTTGCCCGCTGCGACTGCGATGTCCGTCGTCGTACAAACATCCCCTCCAAAGACAAGTGCGCGTGTGGTTAGCTCGAGTCCGACAGACTCTGGGCCGACTTTGACTTTGCCATCCACGTTTCTGACAATGGAACCTCCTCCGAGACCGACGGAGTGGAGGTGAGGCATGGAGTAGTTGACTCTTACTCCAGCCACGGTGACATACGCCGATGCTTGTCTAGGCATGCCTGAAGGAAGCAGGACGCCAACGTCAGATGTTGTCCCGCCAATGTCTACCACTATAGCAGAGCTATCACCGCCAGTGTCTAGGCCCGCGAGATAAGCAGCTCCACGCATTGAGTTTGTGGGACCGCTCGAGAACGTGCGGATTGGGATCTTGGCCGCAGACGCCGCGTCAAGGATGGTGCCATCGTTTTGCGTCAAGAAGAGAGGGCAAGAGAGGTTAAGTCTCTTCATTGCGAGACGGAATCTGCTCACATTCTTCCTTGCATAGCGCAAGATAGCACCGTTCAGGATAGCGGCATTCTCTCGCTCAATGAAGCCAATGCTCGCACTCGCCTCCTTGCTGCACACAACATCTACGCCAGATACTTCGCGGAGAATGATGTCGCGAACCTTTTCCTCTTGCCCAAAGACT from the Colletotrichum lupini chromosome 3, complete sequence genome contains:
- a CDS encoding hydantoinase/oxoprolinase, with the protein product MGEMPPSQRTVRIGVDVGGTNTDAVAIDLSLQNTADRGVLAHFKTPTTPDASAGIETAVSTVLAAAGLTDSPERIASVTIGTTHFINAVIERDVRRLQRVGVLRLSKSFLREVPAFAEFPPDLAAVIQSYVGIVDGGLHIDGSQEAPVVESQVVAECAKNRESGVGAVVVSGVYSPIDEVFGQEEKVRDIILREVSGVDVVCSKEASASIGFIERENAAILNGAILRYARKNVSRFRLAMKRLNLSCPLFLTQNDGTILDAASAAKIPIRTFSSGPTNSMRGAAYLAGLDTGGDSSAIVVDIGGTTSDVGVLLPSGMPRQASAYVTVAGVRVNYSMPHLHSVGLGGGSIVRNVDGKVKVGPESVGLELTTRALVFGGDVCTTTDIAVAAGKAFVGTTKHANSLDSAFVEEAILRIKALLEGAVDVIKTSPDPVPVLLVGGGAILSPESLKGASKLVRPPFHDVANAVGAAIARVCGAVDIVQGTTHQTEGQAIENAKKMAVERAIAAGAIPESIKIAEIETMPLQYVANQIRTLVKAVGDIDPHAKLEEVLEDSEEEDGEEQVEATKDLTRATVEEEKTNPAKYKPTVTRNASGVSEWHITETDLEYLADGCYVLGCAGGGSPAASKIQLRNMLRAGHKMRVIEPSSLKDSDVIYWGGHMGSPAVSIERLQSIETVDAFKGLMEYLRHDKFDAVMGLEIGGANGLEPFLVGSSRFYDSPIIDGDWMGRAYPTYWQTTLAVHAPLELVPCAIDSGDGKTIVMTRAPNDEIVDRALRASCSEMGSRVGMAAKPTTTDKVKKFGVLNTVSLAWRIGRCIALCQATNTMSTVAESIIKEAGGLEAAKVLFRGKIMKVERRLFKGHSYGEVHIAAFESGDEDEAANNKERVAAVAQGGTMKIPFKNENILAEHTDEGGKTSIVAAVPDLISILDNESGRALGVPEFKYGYRVTVIGITCSPRWTETQAGLEIGGPKAFGYDIDYKPLGKYVEPRSVLEEYSD